One window of Nocardia nova SH22a genomic DNA carries:
- a CDS encoding ABC transporter permease codes for MVATPYAPRGLRWARRFATRPSRVLAPIETVGFTVGFVWHALVAVPFTLRRYRAQTLRTITDMTWGRGSVIVGGGTVPVLIILGVAIGGGVGIQTFAALDMLGLGPVAGVVSAFANTRELAPIAAAIGFAAQAGCRMTAEIGAMRISEEIDALESLGLRSIPFVVTTRVIAGAVAIVPTFIIALILSYTACSTVVVLVHGSSSGVYDHYFFQFTSGFDLIASVVKIVVFGVTVILIHCYYGFFAAGGPEGVGIASGRSVRASFVSIIVLDMALTLLLWGINSSIEFTG; via the coding sequence ATGGTCGCTACCCCCTACGCCCCGCGCGGACTGCGCTGGGCCCGCCGTTTCGCCACGCGCCCGAGCCGTGTGCTCGCACCGATCGAAACCGTCGGATTCACAGTGGGTTTCGTCTGGCACGCACTCGTCGCGGTCCCGTTCACGCTGCGCCGCTACCGGGCCCAGACGCTGCGAACGATCACCGATATGACGTGGGGCCGCGGATCGGTCATCGTCGGCGGCGGTACCGTGCCGGTACTGATCATCCTGGGCGTGGCCATCGGCGGCGGTGTGGGCATCCAGACCTTCGCGGCGCTGGACATGCTCGGACTGGGGCCGGTCGCGGGAGTGGTGTCCGCCTTCGCCAATACCCGCGAGCTCGCACCGATCGCCGCCGCGATCGGGTTCGCGGCGCAGGCCGGGTGCCGAATGACGGCGGAGATCGGCGCGATGCGTATCTCCGAGGAGATCGACGCCCTGGAATCGCTCGGGCTGCGGTCGATTCCGTTCGTCGTGACGACCAGAGTCATCGCCGGAGCCGTGGCGATAGTGCCGACGTTCATCATCGCTCTGATCCTCAGCTACACAGCCTGCTCCACGGTGGTCGTGCTGGTGCACGGATCGTCCTCGGGCGTGTACGACCACTACTTCTTCCAATTCACCAGCGGATTCGACCTCATCGCGTCGGTGGTGAAGATCGTGGTCTTCGGCGTGACCGTCATCCTCATCCACTGCTACTACGGATTCTTCGCGGCGGGCGGTCCGGAAGGGGTCGGTATCGCCTCGGGGCGTTCGGTGCGTGCCAGTTTCGTCAGCATCATCGTGCTCGACATGGCCCTCACACTGCTGCTCTGGGGCATCAATTCCTCGATCGAATTCACGGGGTGA
- a CDS encoding ABC transporter permease: protein MIIRRNFSDTVLDALRTFGRLVDMGWETSRGAVTDMVAFRFPWREMLRQAWYLVTVTTIPAILMAVPFGVVVSVQIGNLIHQLGADSLVGAAGGLGVIQQGAPIATGLLLGGAGASAIAADLGARTIRDEIDALRTMGINPVNRLVAPRVVAMLLIAPLLNILIVFVGIVSGYAIAIGPQHVTPGSYWATFGSFAVVADVWISLAKAMLFGFIVVIVACQRGLEARGGPRGVADGVNAAVVLSVAAVIVVNLVITQIVTMFLPVRVA, encoded by the coding sequence GTGATCATCCGGCGCAACTTCTCCGACACCGTCCTCGACGCCCTGCGCACCTTCGGGCGCCTGGTCGACATGGGGTGGGAAACGAGTCGCGGAGCGGTCACCGATATGGTCGCCTTCCGGTTTCCGTGGCGGGAAATGCTGCGTCAGGCCTGGTACCTGGTCACCGTCACCACCATTCCCGCGATCTTGATGGCCGTTCCCTTCGGCGTCGTCGTGTCGGTGCAGATCGGAAATCTCATCCACCAGCTCGGGGCCGATTCGCTGGTGGGCGCGGCGGGGGGCCTCGGGGTGATCCAGCAGGGCGCGCCGATCGCCACCGGCTTGCTGCTGGGCGGTGCCGGCGCCTCCGCGATCGCCGCCGATCTCGGTGCCCGTACGATCCGCGACGAGATCGACGCCCTCCGCACGATGGGCATCAACCCGGTCAATCGCCTGGTCGCACCCCGTGTGGTCGCGATGCTTCTCATCGCGCCGCTACTGAACATCCTGATCGTCTTCGTGGGCATCGTGTCCGGCTACGCCATCGCCATCGGGCCCCAGCACGTCACCCCCGGCAGCTACTGGGCCACCTTCGGCTCGTTCGCGGTGGTCGCCGACGTCTGGATCTCACTGGCCAAGGCCATGCTGTTCGGTTTCATCGTCGTGATCGTCGCCTGTCAGCGCGGGCTCGAGGCCAGGGGCGGGCCACGTGGCGTCGCCGACGGCGTGAACGCCGCCGTCGTGCTCTCGGTGGCGGCCGTGATCGTGGTCAACCTGGTCATCACCCAGATTGTCACCATGTTCCTCCCGGTGCGGGTGGCGTGA
- a CDS encoding DUF4873 domain-containing protein — translation MTERFPHSPHESSDYIGEATIIIRGTEIPARVEIKGYREPIDGVYRWIGRISPNEQLSDILANQTRVRATIRTPHSARDAYIGDPDPWQRYRINGKSTPPYHVPTSPDELEGESAAD, via the coding sequence ATGACCGAACGATTCCCCCACAGCCCGCACGAGAGTTCCGACTACATCGGCGAGGCGACAATCATCATCCGCGGCACCGAGATTCCGGCCCGGGTCGAGATCAAGGGATACCGCGAGCCCATCGACGGGGTCTACCGATGGATCGGGCGGATCTCGCCGAACGAGCAACTCAGCGATATTCTCGCGAACCAGACTCGGGTGCGGGCGACCATTCGCACCCCGCACAGCGCACGCGACGCCTACATCGGCGACCCCGATCCGTGGCAGCGCTACCGGATCAACGGCAAGAGCACACCGCCGTACCACGTGCCCACCTCTCCGGACGAACTCGAGGGCGAGAGCGCCGCGGACTGA
- a CDS encoding diiron oxygenase, with the protein MTDVDSRFPRPVTTSGDRVTRRKSVADRQKSVQQLLIAVAEDTYDGELDVDWDRSPVPGQAWMPERLMSLHGSRMWRKMSPEQRIELSRRELADLLAVAMCLQTAASMLTFRTIVFEQRLVDDRSRFLLSMVNDRSRNVTMFGRLISRTGVDPHIKRRQADRLAHTVLMTPSGPMTQVLMLLADEFVDSLAHEVAVSADMQPHTVQVLKVHTGARNRHIEFAWNELEAALGRTTPRWNRLQGIAAALTIVYTGALLISPEAYREVGLNRFRAVWTAWAGRNYRTRMTALTGDLVAFGIESGLFASPMSRLILRLGRCLPAAGADYVAGGVRKSLDIAV; encoded by the coding sequence ATGACCGATGTTGACAGTAGATTTCCGCGCCCGGTCACCACGTCCGGTGACCGCGTCACGCGCAGGAAGAGCGTTGCGGATCGGCAGAAGTCGGTCCAGCAACTCCTGATCGCGGTGGCCGAGGACACCTACGACGGCGAACTGGATGTGGACTGGGATCGCTCGCCCGTGCCCGGGCAGGCGTGGATGCCCGAACGGCTGATGTCGCTGCACGGATCGCGGATGTGGCGAAAGATGTCCCCGGAGCAGCGAATCGAACTGAGCAGACGCGAGTTGGCCGACTTGCTCGCGGTGGCCATGTGCCTGCAGACGGCGGCGTCCATGCTCACCTTCCGGACCATCGTGTTCGAACAGCGCCTGGTCGACGATCGTTCCCGTTTCCTGCTGTCCATGGTGAACGATCGCTCACGCAACGTCACGATGTTCGGCCGGTTGATCAGCCGGACCGGAGTGGACCCGCATATCAAGAGGCGGCAGGCCGACCGGCTCGCGCATACCGTCCTCATGACGCCGTCGGGGCCGATGACGCAGGTGCTGATGTTGCTGGCCGACGAGTTCGTGGATTCGCTCGCGCACGAGGTCGCGGTGAGTGCGGACATGCAGCCGCACACGGTCCAAGTACTGAAGGTGCACACCGGCGCCCGCAATCGGCATATCGAATTCGCGTGGAACGAGCTGGAAGCCGCGCTCGGGCGAACCACGCCGCGGTGGAATCGGCTGCAGGGCATCGCCGCGGCGCTGACGATCGTGTACACGGGTGCGCTGCTGATCAGCCCCGAGGCATATCGCGAGGTCGGGCTCAATCGGTTTCGTGCCGTGTGGACGGCCTGGGCCGGCCGGAACTACCGGACGCGCATGACCGCTCTGACCGGAGACCTGGTGGCGTTCGGAATCGAGTCGGGGCTGTTCGCGAGCCCGATGTCCAGGCTGATTCTGCGTCTGGGGCGCTGTCTGCCCGCCGCGGGTGCCGACTATGTCGCCGGTGGCGTTCGTAAGAGCCTTGACATCGCGGTATGA
- a CDS encoding AurF N-oxygenase family protein, producing MTTIETGDHRYAVNRAGISTTTLKNVGDRQKTAQRLLRSTADRSYDGELDIDWDAPIDPHRRWAPEHRVSLYGTRLWDKLSEEQRRTLGMHEAVSILSFGIIAEVMLSSMLLRGVLESEELVDDHSRYALAEVAEETRHSTMFSRLINLSGIEPYRQPSFMRNFVRISGFIPRGPAILAGTLLIEELLDRLQREAMNDPGIQPHMAQMMKIHVLEEARHITYAREELVRAIQARGRAANAWHRGLFAFQNLTVQLVLINPQVYRSVGIHPLRGFLVAVGSKGYRQTAVFRSETLIRYLYEVGMIRGAITTRLYKWSRSLPDDVLEAIEQDRKKGQKAA from the coding sequence ATGACGACTATCGAAACAGGGGATCACCGGTACGCGGTCAATCGCGCCGGAATCTCCACCACGACTTTGAAGAATGTGGGTGACCGGCAGAAGACGGCGCAGCGGCTGCTGCGGTCGACGGCTGATCGCTCCTACGACGGTGAACTCGATATCGACTGGGACGCCCCCATCGATCCGCACCGCCGGTGGGCGCCCGAGCATCGGGTGTCCCTGTACGGAACTCGGTTGTGGGACAAGCTGTCCGAGGAACAGCGACGCACGCTGGGCATGCACGAGGCGGTCAGCATTCTGAGCTTCGGCATCATCGCCGAAGTGATGCTCAGCTCGATGCTGCTGCGCGGTGTCCTCGAAAGTGAGGAGCTGGTCGACGACCACAGCCGGTATGCCCTGGCCGAAGTCGCCGAGGAGACCCGCCACTCCACCATGTTCAGCCGGCTCATCAATCTGTCCGGGATCGAGCCGTATCGGCAGCCCTCGTTCATGCGGAACTTCGTGCGCATCTCCGGGTTCATTCCCCGAGGCCCCGCGATTCTGGCGGGAACGCTGCTGATCGAGGAATTGCTCGACCGTCTGCAGCGTGAGGCGATGAACGATCCCGGAATACAACCGCACATGGCGCAGATGATGAAGATCCACGTTCTCGAAGAGGCGCGGCACATCACATATGCCCGCGAAGAACTCGTCCGGGCGATTCAGGCCCGCGGTCGCGCCGCCAATGCGTGGCATCGCGGATTGTTCGCCTTCCAGAATCTGACGGTTCAACTGGTGCTGATCAACCCGCAGGTCTACCGGTCCGTCGGAATTCACCCGCTCCGCGGGTTCCTCGTCGCGGTCGGTAGTAAGGGCTACCGCCAGACGGCGGTATTCCGCTCGGAGACCCTGATTCGTTATCTCTACGAAGTCGGCATGATCCGCGGTGCGATCACCACCCGCCTGTACAAATGGTCGCGTTCTCTGCCCGACGATGTGCTGGAAGCCATCGAACAAGACCGGAAAAAGGGACAGAAAGCGGCCTGA
- a CDS encoding flavin-containing monooxygenase, with translation MDVTSVSTSGGRPRRRSGTKKARKTVRTRVVVIGTGFSGIGMGIELRKRGIEDFVILEKEKSVGGTWRDNTYPGAACDVPTHLYSFSFEPRTDWSNLYSYQPEILSYLEDVTRKYQLAPHIRFETTFTGARWDDAAGSWHVSTLDGTEYVAQFLVSGIGALHVPKIPDLPGIETFTGTAFHSARWDHDCDLTGKRVAVIGTGASAIQFIPRIVDAASNLDVYQRTPAWVLPRSNVEFSERAHRAFASVPGLRRVLRNGLYWSAEIGGFAMTRRPDLLRFVERMAIRHIEREIADPELRRKLTPSYRAGCKRLLGSDTYYAALAQPKSEVVTDGIREVTPTGIVTADGTERAADVIIYGTGFHVLDVFTKLEFIGRNGVDIAARWRDEGIQAYRGIAVADAPNAFFLLGPNTGLGHTSIVFMIESQINYVARAIALAEDEGARAIVPRREVQDEFNRKLQEKLGHSVWNTGGCASWYLDEHGQNRTLWSGFTWEYWLQTRRVDAHDFEFLTVDRPTVRRAADLVTAENSHRNPELAGRH, from the coding sequence ATCGATGTGACAAGTGTGTCCACATCCGGCGGCAGGCCGCGCCGTAGATCCGGTACGAAGAAAGCACGGAAGACCGTGCGAACCCGGGTGGTCGTCATCGGCACCGGGTTCTCCGGAATAGGGATGGGTATCGAACTCCGCAAGCGGGGGATCGAGGATTTCGTCATCCTCGAAAAGGAGAAATCGGTAGGGGGGACCTGGCGAGACAACACCTATCCGGGCGCGGCGTGCGATGTGCCCACACATCTGTACTCGTTCTCGTTCGAGCCGCGCACCGACTGGTCGAATCTGTACTCCTACCAGCCGGAGATCCTCTCCTACCTCGAAGACGTGACCCGCAAGTACCAGCTGGCTCCGCACATCCGCTTCGAAACCACCTTCACCGGCGCCCGGTGGGACGATGCCGCCGGAAGCTGGCATGTCTCGACGCTCGACGGCACGGAATATGTCGCGCAGTTCCTGGTTTCGGGTATCGGCGCGCTGCACGTCCCGAAGATTCCGGACCTGCCCGGCATCGAGACATTCACCGGCACCGCCTTCCATTCCGCTCGCTGGGACCACGACTGTGACCTGACCGGCAAACGCGTCGCGGTGATCGGTACCGGCGCCAGTGCGATCCAGTTCATTCCGCGCATCGTGGACGCGGCGTCGAATCTCGATGTCTATCAACGGACTCCGGCGTGGGTGCTGCCGAGATCGAATGTCGAATTCTCCGAGCGCGCGCACCGCGCGTTCGCGTCGGTTCCCGGTCTGCGCCGCGTGCTGCGCAACGGGCTGTACTGGTCGGCGGAGATCGGCGGGTTCGCCATGACTCGCCGCCCGGATCTGCTCCGGTTCGTCGAGCGGATGGCCATTCGCCATATCGAGCGTGAGATCGCCGATCCGGAACTGCGCCGGAAGTTGACGCCGAGTTATCGCGCGGGTTGTAAGCGGCTGCTCGGTTCCGACACCTACTACGCGGCATTGGCCCAGCCGAAATCCGAGGTCGTCACCGACGGGATCCGGGAAGTGACGCCCACCGGGATCGTCACCGCCGACGGGACCGAACGCGCCGCGGATGTGATCATCTACGGAACCGGCTTCCATGTCCTCGACGTGTTCACGAAACTCGAGTTCATCGGGCGCAACGGGGTCGATATCGCCGCGCGCTGGCGAGACGAGGGAATCCAGGCGTATCGCGGAATCGCCGTCGCGGACGCGCCCAACGCGTTCTTCCTCCTGGGACCGAACACCGGACTGGGCCACACCTCGATCGTGTTCATGATCGAATCGCAGATCAACTACGTGGCCCGGGCCATCGCTCTCGCCGAGGACGAGGGCGCGCGCGCCATCGTGCCGCGCCGCGAGGTCCAGGACGAGTTCAACCGGAAGCTGCAGGAAAAGCTGGGTCATTCGGTCTGGAACACCGGCGGCTGCGCGAGCTGGTATCTCGACGAGCACGGGCAGAACAGAACATTGTGGTCCGGCTTCACGTGGGAGTACTGGCTCCAGACGCGCCGGGTGGACGCGCACGATTTCGAATTCCTCACCGTCGACCGCCCGACGGTACGGCGTGCCGCCGATCTCGTCACCGCCGAAAACTCCCACCGGAACCCCGAATTGGCGGGCCGGCACTGA
- a CDS encoding SDR family NAD(P)-dependent oxidoreductase — protein MKDFKNKVAVISGSGSGIGRALALELARRGAKLALSDIDAAAVADTAARCEKLGAHAIPYELDVSNRKDVYAHAEDVRIEFGDANLVVNNAGVALSADIVDMTWEDFEWVMNIDFWGVANGTKAFLPDLIASGDGHVVNVSSVFGLMAIPSQSAYNSAKFAVRGFTEALRQEMRIARHPVGVTCVHPGGIKTNIVANGRGMGMSDDDKAQAHQQFQRIAFTRPGGAARAIIRGVERNRPRVLIGPDARAFDLVPRILGPRYEDIMARFAGMSQIQDEMNRRNR, from the coding sequence ATGAAGGATTTCAAGAACAAGGTCGCGGTGATCAGCGGCTCCGGCTCGGGTATCGGCCGCGCGCTCGCCCTGGAGCTGGCGCGCAGGGGAGCGAAACTGGCGCTCTCCGATATCGACGCGGCCGCCGTGGCCGATACCGCGGCGCGGTGCGAAAAGCTTGGTGCCCACGCCATTCCGTACGAGCTCGACGTCTCGAATCGTAAGGACGTCTACGCGCACGCCGAGGATGTCCGCATCGAATTCGGTGACGCGAATCTGGTGGTCAACAACGCGGGCGTCGCACTGAGCGCGGATATCGTGGACATGACCTGGGAGGATTTCGAATGGGTCATGAATATCGACTTCTGGGGGGTGGCCAACGGCACCAAGGCATTCCTGCCCGATCTGATCGCCTCCGGTGACGGGCACGTCGTCAACGTGTCGTCGGTATTCGGTCTCATGGCGATCCCGTCGCAAAGTGCCTACAACTCGGCCAAATTCGCCGTCCGGGGCTTCACCGAGGCCTTGCGACAGGAGATGCGTATCGCCCGGCATCCGGTCGGGGTGACCTGCGTGCACCCCGGCGGGATCAAGACCAACATCGTCGCCAACGGCCGGGGTATGGGCATGTCCGACGACGACAAGGCCCAGGCACACCAGCAATTCCAGCGGATCGCCTTCACGCGGCCCGGGGGCGCCGCACGCGCGATCATCCGCGGCGTCGAGCGGAATCGGCCGCGAGTGCTGATCGGCCCGGACGCCCGCGCCTTCGACCTGGTGCCGCGAATTCTCGGACCGCGCTACGAGGACATCATGGCCAGGTTCGCCGGCATGTCGCAGATCCAGGACGAGATGAACCGGCGAAACCGATGA
- a CDS encoding ferredoxin--NADP reductase, translating to MTSEHAGSGAGRNSHVHSLRIVEVIRETGDATSIVLEVPEALVSKFKYHPGQFLTVRVPSERTGSVARCYSLSSSPHLDDDLVVTVKRTAGGYASNWLCDNAEVGMPLTVLTPSGVFVPKSADVDLLLIAAGSGITPMMSIAKSTLIGGSGTVYLFYANRDEESVIFGSELDEIMGEFPDRLNVEHWLERERGLPTADDLIDSLGAYSSYDTFVCGPAPFMDVARKALSTIGVPDARVHLETYRSLTGDPFADIVVSEPVDGEAPATATVEIDGQTVRVAWPRNAKLLDVLLNAGYDAPFSCREGACSACACTVRSGEVKMLRNDTLVDADLRLGLTLACQALPVTDSVDIAFDQ from the coding sequence ATGACGAGCGAACATGCCGGCAGTGGCGCCGGGCGAAACAGCCACGTCCACAGTCTCCGTATCGTCGAAGTCATCCGGGAAACCGGCGATGCCACATCGATCGTCCTCGAAGTTCCCGAGGCCCTGGTGTCGAAATTCAAATACCACCCCGGGCAATTCCTGACGGTGCGGGTGCCCAGCGAACGCACCGGCTCGGTGGCGCGATGCTACTCACTGTCCAGTTCACCGCATCTCGACGACGATCTGGTCGTCACGGTCAAACGGACCGCTGGTGGATATGCCTCGAACTGGTTGTGCGACAACGCGGAAGTCGGAATGCCGCTCACCGTGCTGACGCCGTCGGGGGTATTCGTTCCCAAGTCGGCGGATGTCGATCTGCTACTCATCGCGGCCGGCAGCGGGATCACGCCCATGATGTCGATCGCCAAATCGACGTTGATCGGCGGGAGCGGCACCGTTTACCTCTTCTACGCCAACCGGGACGAGGAATCGGTGATCTTCGGATCCGAGCTCGACGAGATCATGGGTGAGTTTCCCGATCGGCTCAACGTCGAGCACTGGCTCGAGCGCGAGCGCGGACTGCCCACCGCCGACGATCTGATCGATTCGCTGGGCGCGTATTCCAGCTACGACACCTTCGTGTGCGGACCGGCGCCGTTCATGGACGTCGCGCGCAAGGCGCTGAGCACGATCGGCGTGCCGGATGCACGGGTTCACCTGGAGACGTATCGGTCACTGACCGGTGATCCCTTCGCCGACATTGTGGTGTCCGAACCCGTCGACGGCGAGGCGCCCGCGACCGCGACGGTGGAGATCGACGGACAGACCGTGCGGGTCGCCTGGCCGCGGAACGCGAAGTTGCTCGACGTCCTGCTGAACGCGGGGTACGACGCGCCCTTCTCCTGCCGCGAAGGCGCGTGCAGTGCCTGCGCGTGCACCGTGCGCAGCGGGGAGGTCAAGATGTTGCGCAACGACACACTCGTGGACGCGGACCTTCGCCTGGGGCTGACCCTGGCGTGCCAGGCGTTGCCGGTCACCGATTCCGTCGACATCGCATTCGACCAGTAA
- a CDS encoding TetR/AcrR family transcriptional regulator, producing MADARTERWVAHRAEVRERLIDSAIRTIDQIGPQVTMQELATEAKIQKPTLYRFFTDKAELVRGIHERMRGEWRERIVTVPTDPDVTIGDFIRSCIDAYLQSVHEHPHVHRLMVQMMVCATGSEVKKDDPSPSIADDMAAMMHTVISALGGTRTDLELDAHMLMGSVMYGVIWWLDSDMTTEYAHLLDHIDKNLRAMLQATAHANRIHVDFDAPMAVILSTLSVAES from the coding sequence TTGGCTGACGCGCGCACGGAGCGCTGGGTTGCCCATCGAGCCGAGGTTCGGGAGCGGTTGATCGATTCCGCCATTCGGACGATCGACCAGATCGGCCCGCAGGTGACGATGCAGGAACTCGCGACCGAGGCCAAGATTCAGAAGCCGACGCTGTATCGCTTCTTCACCGACAAAGCGGAACTGGTTCGGGGGATTCACGAACGGATGCGCGGTGAATGGCGCGAACGTATCGTCACTGTGCCGACCGACCCGGATGTCACCATCGGTGACTTCATCCGTTCGTGCATCGACGCCTACCTGCAGTCGGTGCACGAGCATCCGCATGTGCACCGGCTCATGGTGCAGATGATGGTGTGCGCCACCGGTTCCGAGGTGAAGAAGGACGACCCGAGCCCGAGTATCGCCGACGATATGGCGGCGATGATGCATACCGTCATCTCCGCGCTGGGCGGGACCCGCACCGATCTCGAATTGGATGCGCACATGCTCATGGGCAGCGTCATGTACGGCGTGATCTGGTGGCTGGACAGCGATATGACGACCGAATACGCGCATCTGCTCGACCACATCGACAAGAACTTGCGCGCCATGTTGCAGGCGACGGCGCACGCCAACCGCATTCATGTCGATTTCGACGCCCCGATGGCGGTCATTCTCAGCACCCTCTCGGTGGCCGAGAGCTGA
- a CDS encoding alpha/beta fold hydrolase, whose product MVMSNAEQFAPEWLARRAEFTTSDGTTLAWWRSGSADPDITYVFSHGWTLDHRAWDDVVGRLTELEPYAAFVTYDHRGHGVSDRLVPGTGNLERLADDLAGLIETAVDGPVVLAGHSMGGMTLATLAERHPDLVAERVAAAAFVATSGGPFFPRLRRNPWFLEQVIPSYFEFAERSAGKPVSDRAAQLNARMVLFGRAPRRADIDRSIEQTKLAGPGVTVEFGLSMSRHMRLSALRPYADKPVAVIGGARDRLCPPRHSVALAGALPRASLTMLADAGHFLPYERSAEIAGRLCSIRRASAFGPAGGGR is encoded by the coding sequence ATGGTAATGAGCAATGCCGAACAGTTCGCTCCGGAGTGGCTCGCGCGACGAGCGGAGTTCACGACGTCGGACGGCACCACCCTCGCATGGTGGCGCAGCGGCTCGGCCGATCCGGATATCACCTACGTATTTTCCCACGGCTGGACTCTCGACCATCGAGCGTGGGACGACGTGGTGGGCCGGCTGACCGAGCTGGAGCCCTACGCCGCGTTCGTCACCTACGATCACCGTGGTCACGGGGTGTCGGACCGGTTGGTTCCGGGGACCGGAAATCTCGAGCGGCTGGCCGACGATCTGGCCGGGCTCATCGAGACGGCCGTCGACGGGCCGGTCGTCCTCGCCGGTCACTCCATGGGCGGGATGACGCTCGCGACGCTCGCGGAACGGCACCCGGACCTCGTGGCCGAACGGGTGGCCGCCGCCGCCTTCGTCGCCACCAGTGGGGGACCGTTCTTTCCCCGGCTGCGCCGCAATCCGTGGTTTCTCGAACAGGTGATTCCCTCGTACTTCGAATTCGCTGAGCGGTCGGCCGGCAAACCCGTATCCGATCGTGCCGCTCAGCTCAACGCTCGGATGGTCCTGTTCGGCCGGGCGCCCCGGCGGGCCGATATCGACCGGTCGATCGAGCAGACGAAGCTGGCCGGTCCGGGCGTCACCGTGGAATTCGGCCTGTCGATGTCGCGGCATATGCGGCTGTCGGCACTGCGGCCCTACGCCGACAAACCTGTCGCGGTGATCGGCGGTGCACGCGACCGGCTGTGTCCGCCACGGCATTCGGTGGCACTGGCCGGCGCGTTGCCGCGGGCATCGTTGACCATGCTGGCCGACGCCGGGCATTTTCTGCCCTACGAGCGCTCGGCGGAGATCGCCGGACGGCTGTGCAGCATCCGGCGCGCGTCGGCATTCGGCCCGGCCGGAGGCGGACGGTGA
- a CDS encoding AMP-binding protein: MSFRGPLRDVVIPDESLFDFLFADLDDHDAERPALIDGDTGETMTYGQLVATIRGVAAGIAARGLSGGDVIALYSPNNPAFAAVLHGILRAGCTVTTVDTLCTPADIAHQLRDCGARLVFTVGALSSCAVQGAQAAGLFAADVVLIDSVVDDRHVGLPGFIALACASGGDVPAVVADPGSHLAALSYASGTTGPARGVMLTHRNLVANVCQIEEMMRLDRHDRVPAVLPFSHGYGMTVLLNAALRRRATLITRAGFELSAFLRTVSDFECTYLFIAPSIAVALARNPLVDEYDLSSVHTVACGSAPLPGALARAVARRLDCRVRQSHGLPETSPISHAIPAESDDIDLDSVGFTVPNMECRLVDPQTGADIDPPAHGISAPGELWCRGPNVMAGYLGAPEATAEKLDADGFLRTGDIATVDHRGVVTIVAAHKNTRARNSTTRFIGTGIKELS, from the coding sequence GTGAGTTTCCGCGGGCCGTTGCGGGATGTGGTGATCCCCGACGAGTCGCTGTTCGACTTCCTGTTCGCCGATCTCGACGACCACGACGCCGAACGGCCGGCCCTGATCGATGGTGATACCGGCGAGACGATGACCTACGGCCAGCTGGTCGCGACGATACGAGGGGTCGCCGCGGGCATCGCGGCCCGGGGACTGTCCGGCGGTGACGTCATCGCGTTGTATTCGCCCAACAACCCGGCGTTCGCGGCCGTTCTGCACGGCATCCTGCGCGCCGGATGCACGGTGACGACGGTCGATACGCTCTGCACCCCTGCCGATATCGCCCACCAGCTGCGGGATTGCGGGGCACGGCTGGTGTTCACCGTGGGTGCGTTGTCGTCGTGTGCGGTGCAGGGGGCGCAGGCCGCCGGTCTGTTCGCCGCCGATGTGGTGCTCATCGATTCCGTCGTGGACGACCGGCACGTCGGCCTGCCCGGATTCATCGCATTGGCCTGCGCGTCCGGTGGCGATGTGCCGGCCGTGGTCGCCGATCCCGGATCGCACCTCGCGGCGCTGTCCTACGCCTCGGGCACGACCGGACCTGCCCGAGGGGTCATGCTCACCCACCGCAACCTCGTCGCGAACGTCTGCCAGATCGAGGAGATGATGCGACTCGATCGTCACGACCGAGTCCCGGCGGTGCTGCCCTTCTCCCACGGCTACGGGATGACCGTGCTGTTGAATGCGGCGCTGCGGCGACGGGCCACCCTGATCACCCGTGCCGGGTTCGAGTTGTCCGCGTTCTTGCGTACCGTCTCGGACTTCGAATGCACCTATCTGTTCATCGCGCCGTCGATCGCCGTGGCGCTGGCGAGAAATCCGCTGGTCGACGAGTACGACCTGTCTTCGGTGCATACCGTGGCCTGTGGTTCGGCTCCGCTGCCCGGCGCACTCGCCCGTGCGGTGGCCCGGCGGCTGGACTGCCGGGTGCGGCAAAGCCACGGACTGCCGGAGACGAGCCCGATCAGTCATGCGATCCCGGCCGAATCCGACGATATCGACCTGGACTCGGTGGGATTCACCGTGCCGAATATGGAATGCCGGCTCGTGGACCCACAGACCGGCGCCGACATCGATCCACCTGCCCACGGAATCAGTGCGCCGGGCGAATTGTGGTGCCGCGGACCGAATGTCATGGCCGGTTACCTGGGCGCTCCCGAGGCGACCGCCGAAAAACTGGACGCCGACGGATTCCTGCGCACCGGCGACATCGCGACGGTCGACCATCGAGGCGTCGTGACGATCGTTGCGGCACACAAGAACACACGCGCGCGGAATTCGACGACGCGATTCATCGGAACAGGAATCAAGGAGCTCTCATGA